The Mesotoga infera genome includes the window AGAATTTCCTTTGCGCTGTGGCCTTCCGCTAGAGCCTCTTCAGTGGCAGCTTTTGCCTGAGCAGGCATTGTTTCGATGATCGCGTTCGTTATTCTCTCCAGGGTTCCCATCTTCGACCTCCCCCACATTTATTTGCGGCGCAGACAGACCGCTGATTTCTCAAGATACATCGAAAAACTAGCGCCTGTTTTCACCGAATAGTCTATCTATAACCTTCTTCACGGTTGTAATGCCTTCTATCCTGTATCCTTCACTTCCCGTAAAGGCAAAACCGTTTTCCAGATCTCCCTTGCAGGCATTCATGAGCGCCTCTGCGATGCAGTATGGCGCTTCTCTGTAATTGCAGGTTTTTATGCATTGAAAGGAGCATTTAAAAGGCTTTTTCTTTCCCTGTTCAACATCGTCCAGAAACTTGTTTCTTATTGCTCTGCCCGGCATTCCCACAGGACTCTTGATAATGGTAATATCCTCCTCGCAAGCGTTCACGAATGCCTGCTTGAACCCGTAGTCTGCATCGCATTCTTCCGTGGCCACAAAGGCCGTCCCCACTTGAACTGCTGATGCTCCAAGCTTGAAGGCTTTTTCGACATCATCTCTGTCGAATATCCCTCCGGCCGCTATCACCGGAATATTCTTGCCAGTATCACGTTTCACCTGATCTACAAACCTTCTGATTTCAGGTACCGTCTTTTCGAGAGAACTATCTTCAGAAAAGATCTCCTCGACTCTGTATCCGAGGTGGCCGCCCGCCTTTGGTCCCTCCACAACGAAGCCGTCGGGGACGTATCTGTACCTGCCAAACCATCTCTTGAATATTACGGTCGCAGACTTCAGAGACGAGACTACTGGAATGATAGCAGTTTCCGATCCATCATCGAGATAAGAGGGGAGATCTAGAGGCAGTCCCGCGCCTGAGATGATCACGTCTATCTTCTCCTTCACGGCCGTTGCCACCATCTCTGCGTAGTTTGTGAGGGCTACCATAATGTTTACTCCCAAAACCCCTCTTGTCTTTTCCCTTGCCCTTCTTATGGTATTCTTTAGGCCATCTATGCTT containing:
- a CDS encoding cobalamin-binding protein, producing MGTLERITNAIIETMPAQAKAATEEALAEGHSAKEIL
- a CDS encoding nitronate monooxygenase, with amino-acid sequence MEVFKIKNHETALPLIQGGMAVGISLENLAASVASEGGIGVIGTAGIGMTVDGYRKNFRQASIDGLKNTIRRAREKTRGVLGVNIMVALTNYAEMVATAVKEKIDVIISGAGLPLDLPSYLDDGSETAIIPVVSSLKSATVIFKRWFGRYRYVPDGFVVEGPKAGGHLGYRVEEIFSEDSSLEKTVPEIRRFVDQVKRDTGKNIPVIAAGGIFDRDDVEKAFKLGASAVQVGTAFVATEECDADYGFKQAFVNACEEDITIIKSPVGMPGRAIRNKFLDDVEQGKKKPFKCSFQCIKTCNYREAPYCIAEALMNACKGDLENGFAFTGSEGYRIEGITTVKKVIDRLFGENRR